From a single Planctellipticum variicoloris genomic region:
- a CDS encoding DUF6117 family protein — MPLSAGDRANFDTLLRAVCAGDAALVAFATLGSGESVSVICAVQPTSGGEVELVPLAQLFRENPYELLQPLN, encoded by the coding sequence ATGCCCCTGTCGGCTGGCGATCGCGCCAACTTCGACACGCTCCTGCGGGCCGTTTGTGCCGGGGACGCGGCCCTCGTGGCATTCGCGACACTCGGCAGTGGCGAGTCCGTCTCCGTGATCTGCGCCGTCCAGCCCACATCGGGCGGCGAGGTCGAACTCGTCCCGCTCGCGCAGTTGTTTCGCGAGAACCCTTACGAACTCCTTCAACCTCTCAACTAG
- a CDS encoding IS630 family transposase, with protein sequence MEGILSPRAERAKQRLSEQLKFLKDAGLRTRYLIVIHRLEGRSPTWIARSLKVGRSTVYRTEQRYGKDGEIGLFDRRGGNGPRKLTEEYLTQLREVVAGDPLQDGWKRPTWTREMLITTLRRRTSVKISLSTMSRALRLIGARRGRPKPTVECPWPEAEKQQCLEQIEELVAHLPTGEVAVWEDEIDIHLNPKIGEDWMLRGQQKQVLTPGKNEKRYLAGAQDARTKELIAIEGDRKDTALFVLLLWELTQRYPQAKKIHVVLDNYAIHTTRLVRESLATPLGRRLRLHFLPPYCPDHNRIERTWEDLHANVTRNHKCSTMPQLMRNVRSYIRRHNHRRPAAL encoded by the coding sequence ATGGAAGGCATTCTTTCACCCCGGGCGGAGCGCGCCAAGCAGCGGTTGTCCGAGCAGTTGAAGTTTCTGAAGGACGCCGGGCTGAGAACGCGGTATCTGATCGTGATCCATCGACTGGAAGGACGTTCTCCCACCTGGATTGCCCGCTCGCTCAAGGTCGGTCGCAGCACCGTGTATCGGACCGAGCAGCGTTACGGGAAGGACGGCGAGATCGGTTTGTTCGACCGGCGGGGCGGCAACGGGCCACGGAAACTGACCGAGGAGTACCTGACGCAGTTGCGGGAGGTCGTGGCCGGCGATCCGCTGCAGGACGGCTGGAAGCGGCCGACCTGGACGCGGGAGATGCTGATCACAACGCTCCGTCGACGGACGAGTGTGAAGATCAGCCTGTCGACGATGAGCCGGGCCTTGCGGCTGATCGGGGCGCGGCGCGGACGACCGAAGCCAACGGTCGAGTGTCCGTGGCCGGAGGCCGAAAAACAGCAGTGTCTGGAGCAGATCGAGGAACTGGTGGCGCATCTGCCGACGGGCGAAGTGGCGGTCTGGGAGGACGAGATCGACATCCATCTCAATCCGAAGATCGGCGAGGACTGGATGCTCCGCGGGCAGCAGAAACAGGTTCTCACGCCGGGGAAGAACGAGAAGCGTTACCTGGCGGGGGCTCAGGATGCGCGGACGAAGGAGTTGATCGCGATCGAAGGCGACCGGAAGGACACGGCGTTGTTCGTACTGCTGCTGTGGGAGCTGACGCAGCGCTATCCGCAGGCGAAGAAGATCCATGTCGTCCTGGACAACTACGCGATCCATACGACCCGACTGGTGCGGGAGAGTCTGGCGACGCCGCTGGGGCGCAGGCTGCGCCTGCACTTCCTGCCGCCGTACTGTCCGGATCACAACCGGATCGAACGAACGTGGGAGGACTTACACGCCAACGTGACACGGAACCACAAATGCTCGACGATGCCGCAACTGATGCGAAACGTCCGCTCCTACATCCGCCGACACAACCACCGGCGACCGGCGGCGCTGTAG